The following is a genomic window from Spodoptera frugiperda isolate SF20-4 chromosome 18, AGI-APGP_CSIRO_Sfru_2.0, whole genome shotgun sequence.
TCATCCTCATTGCTGAAAAAACAGGTTACAGCATTAATAAccaataatatgataaaaaaatgcattagtAACAATATACATTAAGGTTcgaattttaacataaatattttaatcatgtGTTCCCCAAATTAATGTGCAGTTTggtgacattatttttttagattccCGTAGTGACACTCGTCACCTACAAAGTTTTGCACCATTACTCCACCGCGAGGCCAGTAACGAAGACAGCTCCAGCAGAGATGCAGGCGTCGCCTCAAACCCCTTGCGTAGCGCTCAGCAGCGCCGCCGAAGTGTCGCGCGGACTGCAAGTCGATGTCAGCAACAGCATCCAAGCTTATGCAGCAGACTGCAGCTCGTAGCTGGTCACGTCGCGGTGCACGACGGATTCCGTTGAGTACAGTTGGCAGGTAGTTGTGGTTAGATCCGCAGGGCAGCCAGATTCCAAATATTTGGTGCAAAACTTTGTAGTGATAACGAAAGAAAAGTATTGGATGACGAAATAATCGAAGTTATAGATGCGCGTGGGCGGCGACACGGCGGCCGTTCGACGTTCACCAACCTAGTGGCGGGGGCTTCGGAGTTTACTTGATGTTGATCGTCGGCAGGCTCGTCGTCGCCGTTCGCTGCAGAGTCGGCGGGCGCAGACTTGTCGCTCGATGGCTCGGCCGcgtcctcctcctcctcctccgcAGCTTCATCTACGTCAGTTGCGGTTATCAGCTGAGCCAGCGCAGGTCGCTCGCCGAGACTCGGGAGCGGCCCACCCTGCCTCTTCTCTATCTCGGCTAGACAGTGTTGAGTATCTTCAGGTTTTTCATGCTTGTTTGATGTTAATACAAAATATCCTGACCTGAAAACTTGATTGGACATTAACACCACCATCTGGATATGGGGGCAGCATAGCAGCTATGAGCTACTATGTCCATAGTAAAGCATACATAACTGTAGGACACCGGAGTGCTGCAGTGATTGGAAATTCCCTGCCACTTAAGTTATACAAAACACCACATCATTGCAAAGAAAGTCACCTCAGTCTGGGCTCATTTCAGTTGTACTCCTCCTGAATTACAAACAAGTTCATTTGTTCTCTTTCTTTTAGTATATGGTTGTACTCTGTGTTGCAGCTGTTTCTATGCACCATGCTCGCTggcctttaatattttattcttctgCAGTGCGCAACTTTTCACTCTTGTAAACGgcaacattgtttttttaatttcagcATTTGAATAAACTTTGCAACATAAGCAGGTTCATAACTAATTAAGTTCACATACTGAAGACTTTAAAACTTTCTATTTTTGGCACATTACTTCATTTCAATTATGTCATTTCATAGTTTCTGATATTtaggaatattaaaatatcaagtggagtattttatcatttaacatTAAATCCACCATTTATTGATCTAAAAATTAGacatttatttacagaaaatgAATTAAATGCAATTCTGAACTTACCTTTTTTAGACGGTTTAGTGTTGTTTTCAGTCTGAAAGAGATTAAATACAAGGTTAGTATAAAGTTACATGCCTGCACAACAAATTACATCAATATTAGTTTAAGATGTTTGGCGTTATTCCAGTATTatactattaatataattactaaaACGCAAGTCTAGGTTTAAAAGCAGTTTCTGAAGAAATGTTAGACAAACTgagatgattaaaaaaataagatacttataatactataagtatatttttatacatataaatggtacataaataaatatgtgtgtaTATTTACTAATTCATTATCACTTCGCttattgattactttaaatacatattaatctaTCTCCATCATGAACCCGTTGGATATTTTGGAGGTGACTGGCGGCAGTTTAACTGTAACACTGAAGAAATAGAAACGTACCTCTTCATTGAGCAGTTCATCATCACCAATATCCAAGTTAATGCTGTCCTCAGCGTCAGTGTTGTTCTCTAATTTGTGATCTTCTTCATTTGTTGTATCTTTGTCGAGGCAAGGCTTCTTAGCCTCTGTTGCCTCTGGTTCTTCCTTTAATTCTCTTTTCCTATTTAACTTTTCAGGTTCCTCGACCTCCATGGTGTCTTCAGCATGAGAATTGGTAACGTTTGGTTTTACGTCTCCTTGCTCTGTTTCTTCTTCCTCTCCAGCGTCATCTTGCACGATCATATCCTCCATGGCTGGAGTGTCTTCAGACTCCTGTTCAACAGTACTCTCCGATCGTCTGGTTCTTTTAGCCGGGGTTTTCGCCTCTGGAGTAGCCAATTCAAATTTGAAAGTAGCAGGATCGTGCCCTTCCTCTTCTAAATGCTaaaaagaattttgtttttaaatatggaTTTTGTTGATAACTGTTACAATAATACACGTTTCATACTATACTATAAACACGTCATATATTTACCTTCGACAAACGCTGTATGAGCACACCGCGAACACCGCTTTTATCTAGGTTGCGCTTCTCTAATTCTGCTCGCAAGTCTATAACTCTGAGGTCATTTAGCAAGCGCTTTTTGTCCGACATCGCTTGATGTTATTTTAAGAatgttactattaataactaCTTTATCTTGAAGtaaattttctataatatacgAAACCAATAATCCCACACACGAATGACAAAAATGTTAAGATGGCGGTCCAAGATGGCGGCGCGTATTTTATTGCTGAAATAGACCATAGactatttaaaatgaaaatacacCATAGACAATAAATAGAACAACTCCTGATTGAATAAACAAtcaatctattaaaaaataccgATAAAATTCAAACTCGAGAAAACTCTTAAACTcgagaaataaaataagtcaaaTAATACAATTCTAAAGATTTTCGTATATATCCGACTGTACTGCCAGGTATCGATATTATATCGTTATCCGGCTCGGGCGGACAGaaggtttataaaaacataatcacATGACTGTCAAGAATGTTGTTGTCAGACAGATTGTCAGTGTCATGGTGATTGTCATTATTTGTATCAAGTGTGAAGAGATAGTTGACGAAAATTTCTTTTAATGTGTGTTAATAACACATCTCAAACACAtttgaaaacattaaattagaacattactttttaattcGTATAATACAGGGAACCTAAATCATGGCCGGAGAGCGTCAAGGTACAATAGTAGTAAACAATAATAGTTTACGGTTTCTCAATTCCAATAATACAGTTTATcctagttaaatataaattgtgttATAGATGTTGCTGATCCCACCGAAGCTGTCGCGAATGAATTGCTTGATAAAATCGTTTTGAAGCAATTGCATTTGATGGAAGAAAAAATGCGTTGCGAATTAAATATAGAGACCAGTATAAAGAATGGAAGTATTCATCTAGCTAAATCTCGTTATATCATGGGGCAGAGCTCTGTGAGCACAGCACGGCTACCTACCGAGAGCAGCCCTGACTTCTCAGCTTCTACCATTTGTGAAACAACTGAAGAAGATGGAGTTAAACTCATGAAAGCTATTGAAAATGATGCAGAGAATACTGTTAATCCTCTCCGTTGGTTTGGTGTGTTAGTTCCACAGAACATGCATAAAGCTCAAAGTATATTCCAGAATGCTATCCACTTTGTTGTAGAGTGTGTGAATGTTCAGCTACAGTTGCAGAGCAATTTGAAACTTATCAACATGTTGAAACAGTATATTGGTTCTAAAAAGCTTACTTAGCCATCTCAAGTATCCCAGGCACTGTCTAtgtatttaaatttgttttcaccttgtaattatttatgttgttgagttttaaataaaacaaatcatgattcaattgttatttattttatttgtgaaatgaaCACTAGGTGTCATGTTGGTGGCTTAATTGTACTGCAAtaagcatatttttataatttattgatttaatcaCAACATATGGTATTGAAATGCTTTTGTAGTGAAACAGTTTGTTTATGCACTGGAATTATTATGAAACAGCACTTCCATATATCActgatgaattatttatttataacattacttaaatattttttggtgtgACATACTTtgtttttagatattatttataatatgttctactaaacagatttttctaACAGCATTCatgtcaatataatatttaactagATAATGTACACAAATAACAGAAATGGAATGTTTAACTTTACCTGGAGAATACAACTAATGTGATCccagcaaatatattttatttatctgaaACAATCTTATGCAACTTTCACAAGGAGATATCAattcataacaatattattcttatttttgttaaactgGGTGTATGTATGATTGGGATTAGAGTTTAATTTGAGATCTTTACATTTAACATtcagatattttaaatacatttaatttcattaggACAAAACTAGCCATATTAAGAGTTTGTAGTCTCCCTATATCTGGGTTTTAAATATTCTGTAATTAGTTATTGCAGATGCACTTATTGTTTATGGCAAGGAACTTATTTCACCTATTTACCGATTTCcccaaacataaaatataacataaatcaTTAAAGATTTTCAGTCTCTGTTTAACAGCCAGTTCCATTTTAAGTCTTCATACCACCATCTCTTAAAAATGTACTGcagaattttatttacttcatgAAATACTAATTCATTTGCAGCAATCTCATTCCTAGAGGTCTCTTATCTAAAATATTGAAGAtaacattttaacataacacaacacaacaatAGCAATGTACACAATTCAATTAGCAACTTTATAATGTGAAAACAAATTGTAACTTTTAACTACAATTGCAAAgagacaatattttaaaacttcttTGAGAAGTGCAAAAAtgatcattataaaatataaaagctattaataaaatattaattgttgcATTTTTCATTTTTGTGCAGTAATTGTGCGAAGAAATTGattattaagttaatttttgGTATTTGTGCTTAAACAATGGCATCATGACTAGACTTTATAATTGAGCTGTCTTGTAAGTCATTAGGACATAATACTGCGTCTGTGGCATCTATGGTACAAAGGTACCACCATTACATcaataagaaaatgttttaagtcTAGCCCAAATACTGTGTTTAAATAACTTCATAAATCTCataattaacatattaaaataaaagtatcttaACAGCTTTGATCTGATCGCTATCAGTATGACGAGACGTCGGCTTTAGGttcgattaaaaataaactggaaATATTAAAGTCGCTTTTGTAGTATCTACATAAgtaataattcaaaaatatttacaaaattcaaataatttacataaacaatcACAAAACTGGtatgatattatataaaaacatgtcttaaatctaataaaattcgTTATTAagtcaataaaaacatttaacaataggtaaataaattaaaactacaatgGAATGTTTATACActcaaaaatattgatacaCATGATTTGTGCTATTGTTTAACTAAATGCAAAAGCGATTCTACTATGATTCTCATCAAGTCATCAGTAGAGACAGGTCTCGTTCACAAGGACTCTCAGGACGCTAGAACCATGTTGGGCGCCAATAacgttgaatttatttattattcattaatttactaatttcaTTCGCGTCACTACACGCCTCACTAGTTcatgttacaaaaatatcttgGGGGAAAATTCGAACACCGAACACCGGCAATCTAAGACTTATAAGAGAACCACTACTACCATATTGTATGCTATGCTATATGGACGCGATTACAAATGTCGGCTCGACTCGTAACACGATGGGTACAAGTTTAGATGATGCGTCGGTAACGCCCGGGCTCAGCGACTGTGTTGTTAGCCCGGCCGCGGTCGGGGCGGGCTCGCAGCAGTGACGTACGAGCGGTGCGGTGGCGGGCGCGGTGCGCGCGTCGCTAGCCGTTGTCGCGCGTCTCGCGCTGCGCGGCGCCGGCGGCGCGCCACTCCGCGCGGGTGCAGGCACCGTCGCGCCACCACGCCTGCACGTCCGAGTAGTGCGCGCTGCGCTGCCGCCGCTCGTTCGCATGCACCATGGCGCATACGCGGCAGAAGAAGTACGTGTTTATGAACTCTCCCGTACCctgataaaaaaacataaacatagtaACTCCATCTTTCTTCTATATTGTGTAAAAGAAAATACCTATTATGGAAATCTCAATATTTACCTTCCACTTGAAATAGGAATTGTATAAATTGTCATCCTCGTCAAGACGCCTCAAATAGGCGGCGAGTTCTTCAGGGCTAGCGAACTCTTCCACGTGGACGTATGAGTTGTGGGGCGCTAAGGCTGCATACTCAGATGCGCGAGCACCCATTACAATAGGCAGTACATTGTGTCTGTGAAAGGAAGGTCAATTAAAACAGTAGTTCAAAACTAGAcgtaggtataattattttttctttgtcaaTCAAGAGAGGTTACAATCACGAATGTGATTAAAAATCTATGTAGGGTCTCCTCTCAGATAGTCCTTAATTCATTAATCTTCACCAGATGAACATATAGCCAATATGGCTTTTTGCAGTACATAGTTGGTATTGTCCCCAACAGGACGAATTATTGGGTAACAGTACAAAGGTTTTATTGGTATGAATACTTACTGCAGCCCATTGACAAAGAATTTCTCAGTGACGTAATCACGGCAGTTTGAGTTCTCGAATGCGAGGTAGAACTTGTAGTCCTTATCCAACATTTCGAGGCAGTTGGGGTCGGTGCGAGGGCAGTGGTGTGCTCCACAAGCCCCGTAGATGTCCACCTGGATGTACTTGCTGAGCTGACGCGCGTACTGTAGCCGCCGGTTGCGAGCGTGACAGTTCGATACGAACCACGCTACCTGTGAAGAAGAATTAATCAAACATAATCAAACGTTAATTTGTAAAGTATGAAATAGCCCTAAATGTTAGAATATGTagttaaatactttcgaaaaaccAGTTATGTTTGAACCGATCCCCTATTGATATTTTCCGTCACAAAAATGCTTGCAGGTAATTTAGTTGATATGAAGGTGACTTACTTAAACTAAGATTATGATAAAGataagataaatttattttttataataacctaATGATAGGTTCCACCTTACTTGCAACAGAATATGTCTATCAAACTGTAAGTGCCTACAaggtattttattacatataacatTTTACTTACCTTTTTAGTTTTGTTGGCAGCAAAGTTCCTGTCGAGATCTTTTTCGATGATGAGGGGATCGTAGTAGACCCAGTGCTCGTAGGGTGCTACGATGTCGGAGTCCCGTCGGTAGGTGGACGTCCAGTTGAACACATCCACCGACGACGGCCGTAATGATGCCGTGTGGTAAGGACACTCCAAGTAGTACAGGATCCAGATCTGGAAAGTGgattgattgatttttatttcatattgttttCACGATGCTTGCAGACAAAATAATAGAGCTATTGAAACGAACAACCCacacaatttttaaaatataggtatgtttGAGACTCTGGTAAAGACTAGAAGTATTCTGGTAAT
Proteins encoded in this region:
- the LOC118278277 gene encoding glycoprotein 3-alpha-L-fucosyltransferase A, with the protein product MWVRAARAIRALRRAALLLPLALTALVLMLLPRPPSLDPAPRSPSPPVPPPALDLNVENSITESESAAVQDDGTVQLPWFMHGGERRPTQHEPNTALFPEDAPGQDRVVNQLMYTLPKDEDVPIKKILLANGFGAWGVSGGRTEFIRNKCPVDRCTLSSDARDAATADAILYKDHHTPFNVKRSPKQIWILYYLECPYHTASLRPSSVDVFNWTSTYRRDSDIVAPYEHWVYYDPLIIEKDLDRNFAANKTKKVAWFVSNCHARNRRLQYARQLSKYIQVDIYGACGAHHCPRTDPNCLEMLDKDYKFYLAFENSNCRDYVTEKFFVNGLQHNVLPIVMGARASEYAALAPHNSYVHVEEFASPEELAAYLRRLDEDDNLYNSYFKWKGTGEFINTYFFCRVCAMVHANERRQRSAHYSDVQAWWRDGACTRAEWRAAGAAQRETRDNG
- the LOC118278278 gene encoding coiled-coil domain-containing protein 115, which encodes MAGERQDVADPTEAVANELLDKIVLKQLHLMEEKMRCELNIETSIKNGSIHLAKSRYIMGQSSVSTARLPTESSPDFSASTICETTEEDGVKLMKAIENDAENTVNPLRWFGVLVPQNMHKAQSIFQNAIHFVVECVNVQLQLQSNLKLINMLKQYIGSKKLT